The genomic window TATTTTTAATTTTTTAAATTTTTAATAAATTTTATTATTTATAATATTAAATTATTATTAGAAATTTAATAATTCTTTTTCTTTTTTTATTAATATTAAATCAAGTAATTTTATATGAGAATTAGTTATTTTTTGTATATATTTTTGTGAAGATCTTTCTATATCTTCATTAATTTTTTTTTCTTTAAATAACATTTTTATTTTATCATTAGCATGACGTCTAATGTTTCGTATTGCTATACGACTATTTTCAATTTCAGAACGTACTATTTTAATAAGATTTTTACGACGATCTTTTGTTAAGATAGGTAATGAAATACGAATTATATTATTTATAGATTGAGGTTGTAAATCAAGATCAGAATTTATAATAGCTTTTTCAACAACTGATTTTAAAGTATTATCAAATAAATTAATTATTAAAGTTTGTGAATCTTCAATAGTTATATTAGATATTTTATATAATGGAGTAACGATACCATAATATTTTATAAAAATATTATCTAATATTTTAGGAGAAGCACGTCCAGTATGAATTTTATTAATTTTATTTTTAAGTGTATCTATACTTTTAGTCATATTTATTTCAGTATTTTTTTTTATTTCATTAATCACATTATAAACCTTTAACAAATATTTTTGAAAATAAAAATAATATAAATATATATTATATTATTTTTTAAAATATAATAAAATAAATTTTTTAAATTACTTTTATTTACAAATTAAAGTTCCTTCATTTTTACCCATGACTATACGATATAGTATACCAGGAATATTAATATTAAATACACGAATTGGGATATTATAATCACGTGCTAATGTAAGTGCTGATATATCCATTATTTTTAATTCATTTTTTAATACATCTTGATAAGATAATTTTTTATATAAAATTGCATTTGGATTTTTTATAGGATCAGAAGAATATACACCAGCTACTTTTGTAGCTTTTAAAATAATATTTGCTTCTATTTCAATACCTCGTAAACAAGCTGCAGAATCAGTAGTAAAAAAGGGATTACCGGTTCCTGCTGAAAGTATTACTACTCGATTATTTTTTAATAAATTTATTGCTTTAATCCAATGATAATTTTCACATATATTATTTAATGGAATTATTGACATTAAATTAGAATTAACATTTATTCGATATAATGCATCATATATAAATAATCCATTAATTATAGTAGATAATATACCAATATGATCACTAATTACATGGTTTATTCCTATTTTTTTTAATTTAGAACCACGAAATAAATTTCCTCCACCAATTACAATACTAATTTGAATACCTAATTTAATTAATTCTTTAATTTCTTTTGCTATACGATTAAGTATCGGAATATCAATTCCAAAACATTCTGAACCTTGTAATATTTCACCACTTAATTTAAGTAAAATACGTTGATATGGAAATTTAATATTTTTTAACATAGTATTTTCCTAAAAAATAATAAATAAAATATTTTTAATATTTTAGATATTACATACTATATTATAATTTTTAAAAAAAAATAATTTTAATTAAATTAAATTAAAATTATAAAATAATTATATTAATATAATTATTTTATTTTTAAAAATATAATAAAATAAAGAATTTAATAAATATTAATATATAAATTTTAAATATAAATAGTAATATAAATTATAATATTAATTTTATTTAAAATATATTTAATTTAATTTAATATTTTCACCAAGTTCAAAACGAATAAAATTAATAATATTGGAATTATGTTCTTTTAAAACTTGTTTAATTAATTTTTTTGGATCCATAATAAATGGTTGATTTAATAAAGTAATATTATTACAAAATGTTTTCATACGACCTGCAATCATTTTTTCTGAATTTTCTTTTGATTTTCCAGATTTCATAGCAATATTCAATTGAATTTCATATTCTTTATTAATTATTTCATTAGAAATATCTTTAGATGTAATAAATTTTGGTTTACTTGCTGCAATATGCATAGAAATATGTTTGAGTAATTCTTGATTAATATTTTTAGCTAAAGTTAAAACACCAATACGTGAATAATGTACATAACTACCTAATATTTCACCATGTAAGTAAGCAAAACGATGAATATTAATATTTTCATTAACTTTTACTGCACAAATAATTCTTTCTTCTTCAAAATGTTTTTTTAATATTTTAATATCAGTAATTTTATTTAATATAGCAAAATTTAATATTTTTTTAAAAAATTCTTTAAATATTAGACATTTAGCAACAAAATCAGTTTGACAATTAACTTCTAAAATAACACCATATTTATTTTTGATTTTAGTATTTATAATACCTTGAGTAGTAATATTATTTATATTTTTTGTAGCTTTAATTATACCTAATTTACGCATATTTTCTACAGCTAATTCAATATTACCATTAGATTGAATTAATGCATTTTTACAATCTATTACCCCGGCATCAGTATTTTTACGTAATTTTTGTATTAAAGAAATCATATTAAGATTTTTTATATTTTGTAATTTTTTTTTCATTAAAATAAATTTCCTTAAAATAAATATTTTTTATTAAAATTAATTATTTTATTATAAATGATAATTTTATAAAATTTTTATTTATTTTTAATTTTTTAAAAAATTGGATTCTTTTTTAATAATTGAATTTTTAGAATGACCTTCACATATTGCTTTTGATACAGTAGTTAAATATAAATTTATTGCACGAATAGCATCATCATTACCAGGTATAATAAAATCTATCCCATCTGGATTAGAGTTAGTATCAACAATAGAAAATACAGGTATACCAAGATTATTAGCTTCTTTAATTGCAATATGTTCATGATTAGCATCAATAACAAATAAAGCATCAGGTAATCCTCCCATATTTTTAATTCCACCTAATGAATTTTCTAATTTTTTTAATTCTCTAGTACGTATTAATGCTTCTTTTTTAGTTAATTTTAAAAATGTTCCATCTTTTGATTGATTTTCAAGATCTTGTAAACGTTTTATAGATTGACGTACAGTTTTCCAATTTGTTAACATACCACCAAGCCAGCGATAATTAACAAAATATTGATTGCAATTTTGTGCAGCTTCTTTTATAGCTTTACTCGCTGCACGTTTAGTACCAATAAAAAGAATTTTTCCTTTTCTGGAGGAAATTTTAGTTAATTCAATTAATGCTTGATTAAACATAGGAACAGTATGTTCTAAATTAATAATATAAACTTTATTACGTGCACCAAAAATAAAAGGTTTCATTTTTGGATTCCAGTAACGTGTTTGATGTCCAAAATGAACACCAGCTTTAATCATATCTTTCATAAAAATAGTTACCATAATTGAATCCTATATAAATTAATTATAATAAAATATTTTATATATTTTATTTTATGTAATGTAAAGTAAT from Serratia symbiotica includes these protein-coding regions:
- the pyrH gene encoding Uridylate kinase; translated protein: MLKNIKFPYQRILLKLSGEILQGSECFGIDIPILNRIAKEIKELIKLGIQISIVIGGGNLFRGSKLKKIGINHVISDHIGILSTIINGLFIYDALYRINVNSNLMSIIPLNNICENYHWIKAINLLKNNRVVILSAGTGNPFFTTDSAACLRGIEIEANIILKATKVAGVYSSDPIKNPNAILYKKLSYQDVLKNELKIMDISALTLARDYNIPIRVFNINIPGILYRIVMGKNEGTLICK
- the rpsB gene encoding 30S ribosomal protein S2; the protein is MVTIFMKDMIKAGVHFGHQTRYWNPKMKPFIFGARNKVYIINLEHTVPMFNQALIELTKISSRKGKILFIGTKRAASKAIKEAAQNCNQYFVNYRWLGGMLTNWKTVRQSIKRLQDLENQSKDGTFLKLTKKEALIRTRELKKLENSLGGIKNMGGLPDALFVIDANHEHIAIKEANNLGIPVFSIVDTNSNPDGIDFIIPGNDDAIRAINLYLTTVSKAICEGHSKNSIIKKESNFLKN
- the frr gene encoding Ribosome-recycling factor; translated protein: MINEIKKNTEINMTKSIDTLKNKINKIHTGRASPKILDNIFIKYYGIVTPLYKISNITIEDSQTLIINLFDNTLKSVVEKAIINSDLDLQPQSINNIIRISLPILTKDRRKNLIKIVRSEIENSRIAIRNIRRHANDKIKMLFKEKKINEDIERSSQKYIQKITNSHIKLLDLILIKKEKELLNF
- the tsf gene encoding Elongation factor Ts (Slightly shortened 3'-end; Intact EF_TS family HMM); protein product: MKKKLQNIKNLNMISLIQKLRKNTDAGVIDCKNALIQSNGNIELAVENMRKLGIIKATKNINNITTQGIINTKIKNKYGVILEVNCQTDFVAKCLIFKEFFKKILNFAILNKITDIKILKKHFEEERIICAVKVNENINIHRFAYLHGEILGSYVHYSRIGVLTLAKNINQELLKHISMHIAASKPKFITSKDISNEIINKEYEIQLNIAMKSGKSKENSEKMIAGRMKTFCNNITLLNQPFIMDPKKLIKQVLKEHNSNIINFIRFELGENIKLN